Proteins from one Dysgonomonas sp. HDW5A genomic window:
- a CDS encoding inorganic phosphate transporter: MTLLIIIIVLAIIFDYINGFHDAANSIATVVSTKVLTPTQAVVWAAFFNFVAYFIAKHIIGGFGIANTVAKTVDLSNIASPSHVIIAGLVAAITWNLITWWLGIPSSSSHTLIGGFAGAAIAGGGLKAVHLDTVGIIALFIVVAPLIGMIGGNIITIITLHAMKKVKPGKADRWFKGLQLVSSALLSIGHGLNDSQKVMGIIAAALIANQGIPGLPHWMEMSDMNEMHDWIPLVCFSAIAIGTMSGGWKIMKTMGNRITKITPVEGFCAQTAGSITLFISEMLHIPVSTTHVITGSIMGVGAVKRLSAVRWGVTKDLLVAWIITIPVSALMAGFVYWILTLVF; the protein is encoded by the coding sequence ATGACGCTATTAATTATTATTATTGTTCTTGCTATTATTTTTGATTATATAAATGGTTTTCACGATGCTGCAAATTCAATTGCAACAGTAGTGTCAACTAAAGTACTCACCCCCACTCAAGCCGTTGTCTGGGCTGCATTTTTCAACTTCGTAGCCTATTTTATCGCCAAACATATTATTGGAGGATTCGGTATTGCAAATACAGTTGCTAAAACTGTAGATTTATCCAATATCGCATCACCATCGCATGTTATTATAGCGGGATTGGTTGCAGCAATCACCTGGAATCTGATTACATGGTGGTTAGGAATACCATCTTCATCTTCGCATACGCTAATTGGTGGGTTTGCAGGTGCTGCTATTGCAGGAGGAGGTCTTAAAGCTGTACACCTGGATACTGTTGGGATAATTGCATTGTTTATCGTTGTAGCTCCTTTAATCGGTATGATTGGAGGTAATATAATTACAATAATCACTTTGCATGCGATGAAGAAAGTCAAACCGGGCAAAGCCGACAGGTGGTTTAAAGGTTTACAACTTGTATCATCTGCTTTGCTGAGTATCGGTCACGGACTGAATGACTCTCAAAAAGTAATGGGTATTATAGCCGCTGCACTTATTGCCAATCAAGGTATCCCCGGTCTTCCTCATTGGATGGAGATGTCGGATATGAATGAGATGCATGACTGGATTCCATTGGTATGCTTCTCGGCTATTGCTATCGGTACTATGTCAGGAGGTTGGAAAATCATGAAGACAATGGGTAACCGCATTACAAAGATTACTCCTGTTGAAGGATTTTGTGCTCAAACAGCAGGCTCTATAACTTTATTTATCTCCGAGATGCTTCACATTCCGGTAAGTACAACTCACGTTATTACAGGTAGTATCATGGGAGTAGGTGCTGTTAAAAGACTATCAGCCGTTAGATGGGGAGTTACCAAAGATTTATTGGTAGCATGGATTATAACCATTCCGGTGAGTGCTCTTATGGCAGGATTTGTATATTGGATATTAACTCTCGTATTCTAA
- a CDS encoding thioredoxin-like domain-containing protein: protein MKMFRNLFTIFVLCALVSCSDKGPKFVIEGKISDATDSTMLYLEKRELSQTTLLDSIKPGTKGEFKFKGTSTPYPEFYVLRLNGQVINLVIDSTETIKVNASEKNFGTEYNVEGSEANLQLKAITLAQYKASQALDELQRKFSNKEVNEQEYFSQIQTIASEYKDTALKIIFADTKNPASYFALFQKVKGYLFFDPYDKSDYKPFAAVATAWDMNYPDSPRAKHLHDYTLNAIKVRRQSEKQPFDINNANEIDAAKYYNIELPDVNGTPVNLTSLKGKVVLLDFTVYQSEKSPEHNIVLNKLYNKFKPDFEIYQVSFDTDVHFWKNSAANIPWVAVHENKSLNSDLISKFNVQALPSLLLINRNGEIVKRLLPGENIESEIQKLL from the coding sequence ATGAAGATGTTCCGAAATCTATTTACCATTTTTGTTTTATGTGCCCTTGTTTCGTGCTCTGACAAAGGACCTAAATTTGTTATCGAAGGTAAGATCTCCGATGCTACAGATAGCACCATGCTCTATTTAGAGAAACGTGAATTGAGCCAAACAACCCTACTTGATTCAATAAAACCAGGTACAAAAGGAGAGTTTAAATTCAAAGGAACATCTACTCCTTATCCTGAATTTTATGTCCTGCGTTTAAACGGGCAGGTAATAAATTTGGTTATCGACTCTACTGAAACAATCAAGGTAAATGCTTCTGAAAAGAACTTTGGCACTGAGTATAATGTAGAAGGATCAGAAGCAAATCTTCAACTAAAGGCGATCACTTTGGCTCAATACAAAGCAAGTCAGGCTTTAGATGAACTTCAACGAAAATTCAGTAATAAAGAAGTTAACGAGCAGGAATATTTCAGTCAAATACAAACTATTGCATCTGAATATAAAGATACTGCTTTGAAAATTATTTTTGCGGATACTAAAAATCCGGCTTCTTACTTCGCCTTATTTCAAAAAGTAAAAGGCTATCTATTTTTTGACCCTTACGATAAATCAGATTATAAACCTTTCGCTGCTGTGGCAACAGCCTGGGATATGAACTACCCTGATTCGCCACGCGCAAAGCATCTGCATGACTATACGCTGAATGCGATTAAAGTACGCAGACAAAGCGAAAAGCAACCCTTTGATATAAATAACGCCAATGAAATTGACGCTGCTAAATATTATAATATTGAATTACCCGATGTAAACGGAACTCCCGTAAACCTGACCTCATTAAAAGGAAAAGTAGTTCTATTAGATTTTACTGTATATCAATCGGAAAAATCACCGGAGCATAATATTGTATTGAATAAATTATACAATAAATTTAAACCGGACTTCGAAATATATCAGGTGTCATTCGATACAGATGTGCATTTCTGGAAAAACTCAGCAGCTAATATTCCTTGGGTTGCAGTGCATGAGAACAAGTCTTTGAACTCAGATCTGATTTCGAAGTTTAATGTACAAGCCCTTCCCTCTCTACTATTAATTAACCGTAATGGTGAAATTGTAAAACGCTTATTACCAGGAGAAAATATCGAGTCTGAAATCCAAAAATTATTATAA
- the uvrB gene encoding excinuclease ABC subunit UvrB produces the protein MDFKITSAYKPTGDQPTAIKALVEGINGDIPHQTLLGVTGSGKTFTIANVIQQVQRPTLILSHNKTLAAQLYSEFKGFFPENSVEYFVSYYDYYQPEAYIPSTNTYIEKDLSINDEIEKLRLATTSALLSGRKDVIVISSVSCLYGMGNPEDFANNTILIEKGKKLVRDKFLRDLVDCLYSRNEVEFSHGNFRVKGDTVDIFLAYAETIIRVMFWDDEIESIESIDPLTGSRVERFEEYRIYPANLFVTTKERIHRAIDEISIDLGKQVDFFQSIGKPLEAKRLYERVTYDLEMIREIGHCSGIENYSRYFDNRPPGTRPFCLLDFFPDDYLVVIDESHVTLPQIRAMYGGDHSRKENLVEYGFRLPAAIDNRPLKFEEFESLVKQIIYVSATPADYELIQSEGIVVEQLIRPTGLLDPPIDIRPSLNQIDDLMEEIQIRVDKDERTLVTTLTKRMAEELTTYLANNGVKCNYIHSDVDTLDRVQIMDDLRSGVFDVLIGVNLLREGLDLPEVSLVAILDADKEGFLRSHRSLTQTVGRAARNVNGKVIFYADRITNSMQLTIDETNRRREIQLAYNEKHGITPQQIKKARGSALGGKGTDNEPKPYIEPTHLNIAAEAKAGYISDTDLKAAIAKTKKHMTEAAKKLDFLEAAQYRDELIQLEDLLKAHKNK, from the coding sequence ATGGATTTTAAGATTACCTCAGCATATAAACCTACCGGAGACCAACCCACGGCTATAAAAGCATTGGTGGAAGGTATTAACGGTGATATTCCCCACCAAACCCTCTTAGGAGTTACAGGGTCGGGAAAAACATTTACCATAGCCAATGTTATCCAACAGGTTCAAAGACCGACATTGATACTCAGCCATAATAAAACTCTGGCTGCTCAGTTATATAGTGAGTTCAAGGGGTTTTTCCCTGAAAACTCCGTGGAATATTTTGTTTCATATTATGACTATTATCAACCCGAAGCTTATATTCCGTCTACAAATACATATATAGAGAAAGACTTATCGATTAATGATGAGATAGAGAAACTACGATTGGCGACAACCTCGGCTCTATTATCAGGACGGAAAGATGTTATCGTAATATCGTCAGTATCCTGCTTGTATGGTATGGGAAATCCTGAGGATTTTGCAAATAATACAATACTTATCGAAAAAGGTAAAAAACTGGTTAGAGATAAGTTTCTACGAGATTTAGTTGATTGTTTGTATTCTCGAAACGAAGTTGAATTTTCGCATGGTAATTTCAGGGTAAAAGGAGATACTGTTGATATATTTCTGGCTTATGCAGAAACCATTATCCGCGTTATGTTTTGGGATGATGAAATAGAGAGTATCGAAAGCATTGACCCTCTCACAGGATCGAGAGTAGAAAGATTCGAAGAATACCGCATCTACCCTGCAAATCTATTTGTAACAACCAAAGAGAGAATACACAGAGCTATAGACGAAATCTCAATAGACCTTGGTAAACAAGTTGATTTCTTTCAATCGATAGGAAAGCCTTTAGAGGCTAAGCGTCTTTATGAAAGGGTAACATACGATTTAGAAATGATTCGTGAAATAGGACACTGTTCGGGTATAGAAAACTATTCTCGCTATTTTGACAATCGTCCTCCCGGAACTCGTCCTTTCTGCCTTTTAGACTTCTTCCCTGACGATTATTTGGTTGTAATAGATGAGAGTCACGTTACCCTACCGCAGATACGTGCGATGTATGGAGGTGACCATTCTCGAAAAGAAAATCTGGTTGAATATGGTTTCCGTCTGCCGGCCGCGATTGACAATCGACCTTTAAAATTCGAAGAGTTCGAATCACTCGTTAAGCAAATAATATACGTAAGTGCAACTCCTGCTGATTATGAATTGATTCAATCGGAGGGTATAGTTGTTGAACAGTTGATTCGACCTACGGGACTACTTGATCCTCCTATTGATATACGCCCAAGTTTGAATCAGATTGATGATCTGATGGAAGAAATCCAGATACGTGTGGATAAGGACGAACGTACTTTAGTGACTACTCTAACCAAACGTATGGCCGAAGAGCTAACTACTTATCTGGCTAACAACGGCGTAAAATGTAATTACATACACTCTGATGTAGACACTCTGGATCGTGTACAAATCATGGATGATTTACGAAGTGGGGTCTTTGATGTCCTGATCGGGGTCAATCTCCTTCGTGAAGGGCTTGACTTACCTGAAGTGTCTCTTGTAGCCATATTGGATGCGGACAAGGAAGGCTTTCTTCGATCTCACAGATCCCTTACTCAGACAGTTGGGCGTGCTGCCCGTAATGTCAATGGAAAGGTTATTTTCTATGCAGACAGAATAACCAACAGTATGCAGTTGACAATAGATGAAACAAACCGTCGCCGCGAAATTCAGCTTGCTTATAACGAGAAGCATGGAATTACACCACAACAAATCAAAAAAGCTAGAGGTTCGGCATTAGGAGGTAAAGGCACAGATAACGAACCCAAGCCATATATCGAACCAACTCATTTAAACATTGCTGCGGAAGCTAAAGCCGGCTATATTTCGGACACTGATTTAAAAGCTGCAATAGCCAAAACAAAGAAACATATGACCGAAGCAGCCAAGAAACTCGACTTCCTCGAAGCTGCCCAATACCGCGACGAGCTTATTCAGTTGGAAGATTTATTGAAAGCTCATAAAAACAAATAA
- a CDS encoding TonB-dependent receptor, whose amino-acid sequence MEKFKLIILLLFIPIFTFASQKLKGYVYAPDKTPIIGAQVQWENAKSGVVTDENGYFEIDGSPQKDHMLCVSYIGYTHSVTHIHSYKDLQNIVLNESTELGEVVVTKAVSGRISSRTDLLKTEKLTVKELTRAACCNLGESFETNPSVDVVYSDAVTGAKQIQLLGISGNYVQMMTENFPNFRGAAKTYGLDYIPGPWMEGVQISKGAASVKNGYESISGQVNVDYKKPTTADPLSLNLFLGDVGRVEGNADAAIAVNDKLSTGLFLHYSNEKRSHDANNDGFLDMPKKHQFNIMNRWHYQTDKFISQTGVKFLNDERISGQDAHTMGSGAMHDPYQIFNYTNRGEFFTKNGYVIDAEKNESVALILSGSYHDQKSRFSNVSRYNLYESNVYASLMYEKDFSPMHKISTGLSYNWDNFAQSYDIPQLVSGKQPDMEAVTGAYAQYTLNLNDKLTVLAGLRADYSSLYNWFVTPRLHVKYNVSPSLYFRASAGKGYRSVFVLAENSYLLASSRTFNIADNLKQESAWNYGLSGTYHIPINGEELTFSAEWFYTVFSRQVIMDMEADPRAVSFYNLNGKSHAHVVQLEATYPVFKGFNLLASYRWMNTKVNYGGKELQKPLVSDYKALLTASYETPLRKWQFDLTSQFNGGGRMPTPDAENPLWNNRFKSFVIMNAQVTKFFRTWSVYAGGENLTDFIQKNPIISPENPYSPDFDATMAWGPTQGRRFYVGFRYNIGK is encoded by the coding sequence ATGGAAAAGTTTAAACTAATTATATTATTACTGTTCATACCTATCTTCACTTTTGCTTCTCAAAAGTTGAAAGGGTACGTATATGCACCCGATAAAACCCCTATAATAGGAGCCCAAGTACAATGGGAAAATGCAAAATCGGGCGTTGTTACAGATGAGAACGGTTATTTCGAAATAGATGGTTCTCCTCAAAAAGATCATATGTTATGTGTATCTTATATCGGATATACGCATAGCGTGACGCATATCCATAGTTATAAAGATCTTCAAAATATTGTACTCAATGAAAGTACGGAACTGGGAGAGGTGGTAGTAACTAAAGCGGTGTCGGGGCGAATAAGTTCCCGTACCGATTTACTAAAAACCGAAAAGTTGACAGTAAAAGAACTAACTCGTGCAGCATGTTGTAATCTGGGAGAAAGTTTCGAGACCAATCCCTCGGTAGATGTTGTGTATAGCGATGCTGTAACAGGAGCAAAGCAAATTCAATTGTTGGGTATCTCAGGAAATTATGTGCAGATGATGACCGAAAATTTCCCCAATTTCAGAGGTGCAGCCAAAACCTATGGTCTTGACTATATACCCGGCCCATGGATGGAGGGTGTTCAGATATCAAAAGGTGCAGCTTCTGTGAAAAATGGTTATGAATCGATCTCGGGACAGGTAAATGTAGATTACAAGAAACCGACAACAGCCGATCCGTTAAGCCTTAATTTATTTTTAGGAGACGTTGGTCGGGTTGAAGGTAACGCAGATGCTGCAATAGCTGTAAATGACAAGTTATCTACCGGTCTTTTCCTTCACTATTCGAATGAAAAAAGAAGTCATGATGCCAATAATGATGGCTTTTTGGATATGCCTAAAAAGCATCAGTTTAATATAATGAACAGGTGGCATTATCAGACCGATAAGTTTATTTCTCAAACAGGTGTAAAGTTTTTAAATGATGAACGTATAAGTGGACAAGATGCTCATACAATGGGAAGTGGAGCAATGCACGACCCTTATCAAATATTTAACTATACGAACAGGGGTGAATTTTTCACCAAAAACGGTTATGTGATAGATGCAGAAAAGAACGAAAGTGTAGCCTTAATATTATCGGGGTCATATCACGATCAGAAATCTCGTTTCTCAAATGTGAGTCGTTATAACCTGTATGAGAGCAATGTATATGCATCTTTGATGTATGAGAAAGATTTTTCACCCATGCATAAGATAAGCACGGGTTTAAGTTATAACTGGGATAATTTTGCACAGTCTTATGATATCCCTCAATTGGTTTCAGGCAAACAGCCCGATATGGAAGCGGTAACGGGAGCTTATGCCCAATATACTTTAAACTTGAATGATAAATTGACCGTACTAGCCGGATTAAGAGCCGATTATAGTTCTTTGTATAATTGGTTTGTAACACCCCGATTACATGTTAAATACAATGTAAGCCCCAGCTTATATTTCAGAGCATCAGCCGGAAAAGGGTATCGTTCGGTTTTCGTTCTTGCTGAGAATAGTTATTTATTGGCAAGTAGCAGAACTTTTAATATTGCCGATAACCTGAAACAAGAGAGTGCCTGGAACTATGGTCTTAGCGGGACATATCACATTCCTATAAATGGAGAGGAGCTAACTTTTTCAGCAGAATGGTTTTATACTGTTTTTTCAAGACAAGTAATAATGGATATGGAAGCCGACCCACGTGCTGTTAGCTTTTATAATCTTAACGGGAAATCGCATGCTCATGTAGTGCAACTTGAAGCTACATATCCGGTGTTTAAGGGATTTAATCTTTTGGCTTCATACCGATGGATGAATACTAAAGTAAATTATGGAGGTAAAGAGTTGCAGAAACCCTTGGTAAGTGATTACAAGGCTCTATTAACGGCTTCATACGAAACTCCTTTGAGAAAGTGGCAATTCGACTTGACATCACAATTTAATGGTGGAGGGCGTATGCCGACTCCTGATGCGGAAAATCCTCTATGGAACAATCGATTCAAATCTTTTGTTATAATGAATGCTCAGGTTACGAAATTTTTCCGAACTTGGAGTGTGTATGCTGGAGGGGAAAATCTTACTGATTTTATACAAAAAAATCCAATAATATCGCCCGAAAATCCATATAGTCCTGACTTCGATGCTACGATGGCATGGGGACCGACACAGGGACGTCGATTTTATGTGGGATTTAGATATAATATTGGCAAGTAA
- the rbfA gene encoding 30S ribosome-binding factor RbfA, producing the protein METTRQQKINRLIQKELGEIFLLQTKAMPGILVSVSGVRISPDLSVAKAYLSIFPSEKGKELLANIKTNVKAIRYDLGQRLGKQLRIIPELVFYIDDSLDYLENIDKLLNTEGKKETEE; encoded by the coding sequence ATGGAAACAACCAGACAACAAAAGATAAACAGACTCATCCAGAAAGAATTAGGTGAGATCTTTCTGTTACAAACAAAAGCAATGCCCGGTATATTGGTATCGGTAAGCGGAGTAAGAATCAGTCCCGACTTAAGTGTCGCAAAAGCTTACCTAAGCATCTTTCCTTCAGAAAAAGGAAAAGAATTGTTGGCCAACATCAAAACAAATGTAAAAGCGATTCGCTACGATTTAGGACAACGCTTAGGCAAACAGCTACGCATCATTCCCGAACTAGTATTTTATATTGATGACTCCTTAGATTACCTGGAGAACATCGACAAATTATTAAACACCGAAGGAAAGAAAGAAACTGAAGAGTGA
- a CDS encoding heavy-metal-associated domain-containing protein, whose product MKAKIVLIVMLCLASLSFSSYAQDKKDKNADKKEVTFDVSMTCDNCKKRIEKNIAFEKGVTDMQVDLPAKTVMVVYHANKTNLEKLQKAIEKLGYEVKVHEPAE is encoded by the coding sequence ATGAAAGCGAAGATTGTATTAATTGTTATGTTGTGTTTAGCATCCTTGAGTTTTAGTTCATATGCTCAAGATAAGAAAGACAAGAATGCAGATAAGAAAGAAGTTACATTTGATGTATCTATGACATGTGACAATTGTAAGAAAAGAATCGAAAAGAATATTGCTTTCGAGAAAGGTGTCACTGATATGCAAGTCGATCTTCCGGCTAAGACTGTAATGGTTGTTTATCATGCTAACAAAACTAATTTGGAGAAACTTCAGAAGGCGATTGAAAAACTAGGCTATGAAGTGAAGGTGCATGAGCCCGCTGAGTAA
- a CDS encoding ABC transporter permease, with the protein MNLSFYIARRYLFSKKSHNAINVISMISVCGIAIATLAMVCTLSIFNGFTQLVSDSFSVIDPTLQISPTKGKVFDPSDPNIEKVRQLPEIDVVSESIEENALVRYGERQDPVLIKGVSDNFKKMADTDKFIINGTFALKEGDVDFCVAGVGLAMNLGLRADNITPLEIYSPKRDVKIQLANPSNAFTQVYAYPAGIFSLNQAKYDEQMLIVSLSLARQLFRYDTEVSSLDIKLKEDASVDQVEKKIQAILGDKYIVKNRFEQQADSFRMVNIEKWVTFLILAFILIIAVFNVVGSLSMLIVDKHDDIKILQNMGANNKLISRIFLIEGWLISMTGAITGLILGLTLCLLQEHFGLLKLGQTPGTFVVDAYPVSVLASDILFIFFTVSLIGFLIVLYPVNTLKKKLNTYS; encoded by the coding sequence GTGAATCTATCTTTTTACATAGCCCGCCGATATCTATTTTCTAAGAAATCGCATAATGCCATTAATGTGATTTCTATGATTTCGGTATGTGGTATAGCTATTGCTACGCTGGCAATGGTATGTACACTCTCTATTTTTAACGGGTTTACCCAACTCGTATCGGATTCTTTTAGTGTAATTGATCCTACATTACAAATATCACCCACAAAAGGCAAGGTATTTGACCCGTCTGATCCAAACATCGAAAAGGTGAGGCAACTTCCCGAAATAGATGTTGTTTCAGAATCAATAGAAGAAAATGCTTTGGTGAGATATGGAGAAAGGCAAGATCCTGTATTGATAAAAGGTGTATCCGATAACTTCAAGAAGATGGCGGATACCGACAAGTTTATCATCAATGGTACATTTGCATTAAAAGAGGGTGATGTCGATTTTTGTGTCGCAGGAGTAGGGCTGGCTATGAATCTCGGATTACGAGCAGACAATATTACTCCTTTAGAAATATATTCACCCAAACGGGATGTGAAAATACAATTGGCAAATCCCTCTAACGCTTTCACACAAGTATACGCTTATCCTGCCGGTATATTCTCACTCAATCAGGCAAAATATGATGAACAAATGCTAATCGTATCTCTTAGTTTGGCACGCCAGCTATTCAGATATGACACAGAGGTTTCATCCTTAGATATAAAATTGAAAGAAGATGCTTCTGTTGATCAAGTCGAGAAAAAAATCCAAGCTATATTGGGAGATAAGTACATTGTCAAAAACAGATTTGAGCAACAAGCCGATTCATTCAGAATGGTAAATATAGAGAAATGGGTTACATTTCTTATTCTCGCCTTTATTCTCATTATTGCTGTATTTAATGTTGTCGGATCACTATCTATGCTGATCGTCGATAAACATGACGACATTAAAATATTACAGAATATGGGAGCCAACAACAAACTTATATCACGTATATTCCTTATCGAAGGCTGGCTTATCTCGATGACGGGTGCTATTACAGGACTTATTCTGGGATTAACTCTTTGCCTTTTGCAAGAACATTTTGGACTGCTGAAGCTAGGCCAAACACCGGGAACCTTTGTTGTTGATGCATATCCCGTTTCGGTTTTGGCCTCAGATATCCTCTTTATTTTCTTCACAGTCAGTCTTATAGGCTTTTTAATAGTACTATACCCCGTAAATACCTTAAAGAAAAAATTAAATACATATTCTTAA
- a CDS encoding O-methyltransferase: MEQDNIEQYILSHIDEEGELLKNLNRDAHVNLLRPRMISGHLQGRLLKMFCRMIQPKYILEIGTYTAYATLCLAESASDDAEIHTIEVNDELEDFILKHLHKSKLKDKIHLHIGDAIQIIPTIDCIFDLVFIDANKRHYCEYYDLIFDKVRPGGLIIADNTLWDGKVLETPHPTDKQTIGIQAFNDMLAKDDRVEKVVLPIRDGLTLIWKK; the protein is encoded by the coding sequence ATGGAGCAAGACAATATAGAACAATATATCCTATCTCATATTGATGAGGAGGGCGAATTACTGAAAAATCTCAATCGGGATGCTCACGTAAATCTGCTCCGTCCTCGCATGATATCAGGACATTTACAAGGTAGGCTACTCAAGATGTTTTGCAGAATGATACAGCCTAAATACATTCTGGAAATAGGCACTTATACAGCCTATGCAACGCTTTGTTTAGCTGAAAGTGCTTCTGATGATGCAGAAATACATACAATAGAAGTAAATGATGAGCTGGAAGATTTCATCCTGAAACATCTGCATAAATCGAAACTTAAAGATAAGATACACTTACATATTGGTGATGCAATACAAATAATACCAACAATAGATTGTATCTTTGACCTTGTTTTTATAGATGCCAACAAACGGCATTATTGCGAATATTATGATTTGATATTTGATAAAGTTCGTCCGGGAGGCTTGATTATAGCAGACAATACGCTTTGGGATGGTAAAGTTTTAGAGACACCTCATCCTACTGATAAGCAAACAATCGGGATACAAGCATTTAATGATATGCTGGCAAAAGACGACAGAGTAGAGAAAGTAGTTTTACCCATTCGGGACGGACTGACTCTTATCTGGAAAAAATAA
- a CDS encoding DUF47 domain-containing protein, translated as MKNNLFDRFVPKENKFFPLLSQMADVILTASDLIIGCVQAKNHEEAVELYKKVKDQERRGDKLQAKIFEELNNTFITPFDREDINTLSSRLDDVIDHINSCAKRIMLYSPKVMPESAKLLAHLVRESAEFLTKAIDELDVLKKNPTKVREYCNKLHEIESKADDVYEHFLIDLFENEKDAIEVIKLKDILHELEKATDTQEAVGKIIKTIIIKYS; from the coding sequence ATGAAGAATAACTTATTCGACAGATTTGTTCCAAAAGAAAACAAATTCTTTCCGCTCCTCAGCCAAATGGCTGATGTTATCCTAACGGCTTCTGATTTGATTATTGGATGTGTACAAGCAAAAAATCACGAAGAAGCAGTTGAGTTATACAAAAAAGTAAAAGATCAGGAACGTCGCGGAGATAAACTCCAAGCGAAGATTTTTGAAGAGTTAAACAACACGTTTATTACTCCATTCGACAGAGAAGATATAAACACGCTGTCGAGCAGACTGGATGATGTGATTGATCACATTAATAGCTGTGCTAAAAGAATCATGCTCTACAGTCCGAAAGTAATGCCCGAAAGTGCTAAGCTACTGGCTCACTTGGTTCGCGAATCGGCTGAGTTCCTGACAAAAGCTATCGATGAACTGGATGTATTGAAGAAAAACCCCACAAAGGTTAGAGAGTATTGTAATAAATTACATGAAATAGAGTCTAAAGCGGATGATGTATACGAACATTTTCTGATTGACCTTTTCGAAAACGAAAAAGACGCTATTGAAGTAATAAAGCTGAAGGATATTCTACATGAGCTTGAAAAAGCAACTGACACACAAGAGGCTGTCGGTAAAATAATAAAGACTATCATCATCAAATACTCATAA